The Astyanax mexicanus isolate ESR-SI-001 chromosome 7, AstMex3_surface, whole genome shotgun sequence genome has a window encoding:
- the LOC111190094 gene encoding calponin homology domain-containing protein DDB_G0272472-like isoform X1 — protein sequence MYFLMQQDQKCMSTESLQAKILDIKKFEDTDSRIKESHMARAKVKFEKTMLSLDIEAREIERKIEMMRLAEERKLRAEQLQRKKMEKVAQQKALGSLITATRRRSRCESEMEANKAAFTSKRCDVKRECIVKCKTAEKEAKQVLAELLENIKYDRKAVKNAIDQIKDESEKQQLEDTLKEVEKEYKHRVKTVKAVLKWKCDMVKREAETKLLCIDAKEMNYKKQLRTELYEIGEVIKKGKSWEIGQKANVKIPAAVLEKLERVRSESLAKIEEQRKIAADRYEEMQRKHQENIKKEWQEAKRKVKQEREEKEKRQLEKLLAQEKKGKEVQEAVKRRLEKAQDVIQKKEEEWQAEVKRREKKRDATYKRINKEQLEYKLRSGNPGRSVGAEEMNQQRLQAIADRFQQLVNRASATEGRPSTSGTMVDSGINSEKSCSATLHARSCFY from the exons ATGTATTTCTTGATGCAACAAGACCAAAAATGTATGAGCACAGAATCTTTGCAAGCGAAAATATTGGACATTAAGAAATTTGAAGATACAGACAGTAGGATTAAGGAAAGCCACATGGCAAGGGCCAAGGTGAAGTTTGAGAAGACAATGCTGTCACTGGACATCGAGGCCCGGGAGATCGAGAGGAAAATAGAGATGATGCGCTTAGCAGAGGAGCGGAAGCTCAGGGCGGAACAGCTCCAGCGCAAGAAGATGGAAAAAGTTGCACAGCAGAAGGCCCTCGGCTCGCTGATCACCGCCACACGGAGGCGCTCGCGCTGCGAGAGCGAAATGGAGGCGAACAAGGCAGCGTTTACGAGCAAGCGGTGCGACGTTAAGAGGGAGTGCATCGTCAaatgcaaaacagcagaaaaagaGGCGAAACAAGTGCTGGCTGAGCTCCTGGAAAACATTAAATATGATCGGAAGGCCGTCAAGAATGCCATTGATCAGATCAAAGATGAGTCCGAGAAGCAGCAGCTGGAGGACACTCTCAAGGAGGTCGAGAAGGAATACAAGCACCGGGTAAAAACCGTTAAAGCTGTGCTTAAGTGGAAGTGCGATATGGTCAAGCGGGAGGCTGAAACGAAGCTGCTGTGTATCGATGCTAAGGAGATGAACTACAAGAAACAGCTCAGGACAGAGCTGTACGAGATCGGCGAAGTAATCAAGAAGGGAAAAAGCTGGGAGATCGGGCAAAAGGCCAACGTGAAAATACCAGCGGCCGTTTTAGAAAAGCTAGAACGGGTGCGCAGCGAATCCTTGGCCAAGATCGAGGAGCAGCGCAAGATCGCCGCTGACAGGTATGAGGAGATGCAAAGGAAACACCAGGAGAACATCAAGAAGGAATGGCAGGAGGCCAAAAGGAAAGTCAAGCAGGAGCGTGAGGAAAAGGAAAAACGACAACTTGAGAAGCTGCTGGCCCAGGAAAAGAAGGGCAAGGAGGTCCAGGAAGCGGTGAAAAGGCGCTTGGAAAAGGCACAGGATGTCATTCAAAAGAAGGAGGAGGAATGGCAGGCCGAGGTGAAAAGGCGCGAGAAGAAGCGCGACGCTACCTATAAAAGGATCAACAAGGAACAGCTGGAATACAAACTCAG atctggcaaccctggccgCAGCGTTGGCGCAGAAGAAATGAATCAGCAGAGGCTTCAAGCAATAGCTGATCGATTTCAACAGCTTGTTAATCGAGCATCTGCAACTGAAGGCAGGCCTTCCACTTCTGGGACAATGGTCGACAG CGGGATCAACAGTGAAAAAAGTTGTAGTGCCACTCTCCATGCCAGAAGCTgcttttattga